Part of the Henckelia pumila isolate YLH828 chromosome 2, ASM3356847v2, whole genome shotgun sequence genome is shown below.
TTCTTTTATGCATTTGCGTGGTTTCTGTACATCAGGAATTTTTCGCGCTCCTCCGATTTGGAATCTGTCAAGATCAGAGGTTTTACGacagaaatttgagattttatgtaatttttggCGATTGAGGTTTttatttgatggtcaaagaagCATCTGTAGATCTGAGGATTTGAGGGAGCCATGGATGTGTGTTTCGGTGGAGATACCGCCAGTCTGGACCCTGAACTCTTGCAGATTCCCGAGGTGTCTTCCTCGGCCGTTAAAGCTAATCCCCACGTTGCCGAGGAGCTGTTTGATCAGTGGCTTTCGCTCCCTGAAACCAACTCcttggtattttttttttctgtttgtCTTTTCACTTTATGTTAGATATCATTTTTCAGTTtcttgggtagattaggtttattTACCTCGAGTAAGGGAGCGTTGCAACTTGAAAGTCAATGATGATGTTCCATGGACGACACAGTGATTGACATCAAGTGTTAGTTTGCAAAAGAGTTGCGgactatctgatttgatagtggCCTGGTATTGCGTATAGAATTCCAACTATATATTTGTTGTTAAGTATATGTTTTGTAAAGCTGAACAAGGATTTCCAGAAAGAGCACACTTGTTGAAAACTCATGCCCCGTCTCATTTCTTGATTTTTCCCagttatttgaaaattttcaacGAAATGCAGTAGCTTATTAGCATAAAGAACGTGTGTGACAACTATCAGATGTTTGGTTTACTGCATATAATCTTAATTTCCTGTATTTTGTGATGGTAGAAGATACTTGGTATGGTTAATGTTACGACTTTTCCAAAGAAGGTTACATTCAAGAAGTTGGTTAGAATGATTACTGTACTTCGGTCATTAATCTGGAGTGAATTAGTACAAATATAAATGAATTAAGGGCTGTCAACCGAGACCCATAAGCCAGTGAAGCCTCTGACCCAATAATAATATTCATGCTGCTATTTTCTTTATCCAGGTAACGGTCAGGCCAGGTCATTCGATAGTGAGTTGAAAAAtaaatcattattattattttcatacTTTTCacactatttttaaaaattaatttgaataCTTAAAAAACAAAGTAActaatttagttatttattcttaaatttttatcatattatctgtcaattttttattaaaaataatgaagATAAATATTCTTACAAAGTGGGCTAACCCAAACCTGACTTAATACAGACCAAATTTTATTGTGGTGGGTTATTTTTTAGGTCAATTGACTCGATAGTGGTTGGGCATGACGAATAGCTTGCCCATATCTTTATGCTAAATTAGTGCGGagggttattattatttttttatgtcaatTGACTTGATAGCTTGCCCATATCTTTATTACTGAAAATCTGAATGGTGTATCATTTTATTTGCCCTGGAgcatttttgtgtttgtaaACAAAATAGTTGATCGTTCAGTGCAGCACCTTTAGAAATTTTTTTCAGCCGCTTTATTACTGAAACAGAACCATAGATATTCACAATGATCCTTCGATGAATTACAGGTGAAGTCTTTGCTAAATAATGCCAAAGCAGGTGGTCCTTTGAATGTATCTGGGACATCATTTAGTGGGAATGCTTCAGCAACCAACACACTGCCCTCAATGTTTCCTGCTGGTAGTGCACCACCGCTTTCGCCAAGAAGTTCATCAGGTTCCCCTAGAATCATGAAACATAAGGCAGGCCCGTCTGCATTGGGCTCTCCCCTGAAATTAATGAATGATCCTGTAAAAGAGCTTATACCTCAGGTTGCATTAGTATTGTTGAAATTAATCCCGCTGCATTTGTTTTTGTCTTTGATGATAGATATTGATTACTTGATTATTGCAACATGTTTAGTTCTATTTTCAAAATGGCCGTCCACCACCAAATGAATTAAAAGAACGATGCTTATTTAGAGCCAATCAGTTTTTCTATGGTCACATGAATGGACTCCAAATCAATGGTTAGTCATTAATGGTATAAGAATTTTCAGTTTTATTTGTTGCTATTTTGTCTACCAATGCATTTGGAACTTATGATAGCATCAATATGGAATGAACTAATAAATAATAGCCATCATATGTTTCTATGCTTATCTTTTCatttgttttcagaatttaaacTGGTAACGAAGGAAATTTGTAAGCTCCCCTCGTTCTTCTCCACTGCTTTATTTAGAAAGATTGATGTCGATTGTACTGGAATAGTGACCAGGTAATTGCTGTGTTCTGTTGTTAACGTTTGCCCATACTTCATGCAAACTAGTATAATTACACTCACGCCCTACGCGTAAAATAGTTACTCCAAGGGTCTCTCCCCTAATTAAAGGTGATAGATATTTAATGATGATGTTACATTCTTTACCTGAATGCAAATAAAGAGATACACCAATTATAGCTTAAACTAGAAGGGGCTCTTTACCAGGTGTTTTTCAAATCATACACACCCCTTCCCTAAGTTTTAACCATGTATTGGATCAGCACATATATCAGTGCCCTCACACAATATGAAAGTGAACTCCAGCAATACAAATCATCAGTTAAGGATTTAGTTGTGATCAGCTTGTAATATATGTTTCCTTGGTTCGTGTTTTTGGCCAGTCTTGTTTTTATACAACATAACACTCTTACTCCATTTAATGATATGTTAACAGGGATGCATTAGTTGATTTCTGGATCAATGGGAACATTCTGACAAAAGACATAGGAACACAAATATACACAGTATTGAAGCAGCCACATCTCAAATATTTGGTGCAGGTTTCACGGCAACCATCCATGACTTTTTAATCTATTATGGAAGTCGAGTTTAAGGATAGTCACGATTATCTCTCTTTGTGCTGGCAATATTTTATTGTAGGATGATTTCAAACCTGTGCTTCGAGAACTTCTGGCAACTCATCCAGGGCTGGAATTCTTGCAGAGTACACCTGAATTTCAAGAAAGATATGGTATGTCCGGAATGGTTTTTTCATTACAAACTCCAATGGTTTACTTGAATTTAATTTACTTAATGATTAGATCCATATTTGCTGCTTAAATATACTGTTACCATATGAAGCACTGTATGTCACTATGTTTGTAAGCGAATTTTTGCAACTACTTCTGGTTTTAGTTGATTACATTTCTAGATAATGATGAAGTGGGTAAGAATCACAAGTGACTAGCGTTTGAAAATAGAATTGAGAAGCTGAAAACCAAaattggataatatttgataaataagtgattctAATACTACTCTTTTATCATTTTACCATAATCGCTTTTGTAGAATCAGAAGCAAAATTTCACTactttttggatttcaattaaattaagcATAAGCCAACGCAAAATCtgggtttaagaaacacacaagactgatttttttaagccaacAATCAGAATCACTTTTCTAGTGATTAAAAACAATCCCTAACTCTATATGTCAATTTTTGCTGTTGAATAATGAAATACATAACAGTTATAGATATGATTGTTATCTATTCTTAACAAAAGCATCACAATGCTTCCTAATTTAAAAGTTGAGTTGAAGTTTCCATAAACCTTCTTTATTGTGTTTCCCTTCGTCTCACACTTCTGTAATGGTAAACTTGTTAGCAATCTCCGTGAATTTATCATATGTGAAATATGCTTTAAGTGACTATTGGAGTCTTGAAAACTTCGTCCATGACCATGATAATCTTTTTGGTGGTACCAAGGTTTTGTATTGCGTTAAGTCAGAATATCTGTCAGATGACAAAAAGAccattataaatattttaacccTTACCTTTAGGTAGTCAATGAACATTGTTCCTTATGCTTTGCTATTTATAACCATAAAAGGCCGTGGCAATATTGATTCTATGTGATCTGCTGGTTCCTGTTGGAATTCTTTTACTTGTTTTTCTGTCGAGGAATCAGCTTTCAGTGTTTTGAGTTAACAGTTCAATTCATTGATGTTTCCAGCCGAAACTGTAATATACAGAATATTTTTCTACGTGAATAGATTGGGTAATGGCCGTCTTACCCTGAGGgagctgaaacgatcaaacttaATTGCTGCTATGCAGTATGCAGATGAAGAAGAGGATATCAACAAAGTTTTACGGTAAACACAAGGTTTTAATATTCATTTACTGGGAATATATTTTCTATGATTCGTACAGTAAGTGGCATCAAGTGTTTGTGTTTCTGGTTGTTCATGAGATGCCTCGTGTGA
Proteins encoded:
- the LOC140884257 gene encoding serine/threonine protein phosphatase 2A regulatory subunit B''beta-like — protein: MDVCFGGDTASLDPELLQIPEVSSSAVKANPHVAEELFDQWLSLPETNSLVKSLLNNAKAGGPLNVSGTSFSGNASATNTLPSMFPAGSAPPLSPRSSSGSPRIMKHKAGPSALGSPLKLMNDPVKELIPQFYFQNGRPPPNELKERCLFRANQFFYGHMNGLQINEFKLVTKEICKLPSFFSTALFRKIDVDCTGIVTRDALVDFWINGNILTKDIGTQIYTVLKQPHLKYLVQDDFKPVLRELLATHPGLEFLQSTPEFQERYAETVIYRIFFYVNRLGNGRLTLRELKRSNLIAAMQYADEEEDINKVLRYFSYEHFYVIYCKFWELDTDHDFLIDKENLIRYGNHALTYRIVDRVFSQVPRKFTSKVEGKMGYEDFVYFILSEEDKSSEPSIEFWFKCIDIDGNGVITRNEMQFFYEEQLHRMECMGQEPVLFEDILCQIVDMIHPKDERCFTLHDLKGNKLSVSLFNILFNLNKFMAFETRDPFLIRQERENPNMTEWDRFAHREYIRLSMEEDAEDASNGSADVWDESLEAPF